A genome region from Fusarium musae strain F31 chromosome 5, whole genome shotgun sequence includes the following:
- a CDS encoding hypothetical protein (EggNog:ENOG41~BUSCO:EOG09264S40), which yields MSNPNDPPLDEIQWRSPMAIQQMGGLHNNTILFYFAESPFFERTSNNAVVYNQAMNVPSMYPVIQTREAFETHLNTMSGLEFRVVEEPAETGPGAGTGVWVIRKQTRRKSAYDDDEITVHATYFVVGENIYMAPTLSAILSARILTISSQVTNAVTTAESVRKWGPSMGNFYQLPSAKTSTKPRIQNSAAATPMPVSDEASKVPAAHAAAAQKDDEKSLERLAEESFMIHMKYGGEYIDENPITGRPGEFHLTTTGRKPPQIARTDGPIRSINAPTINTKIDDKKESKESKERAPKSATAPKPKRKKSKMANSTSTPAAS from the exons ATGTCGAATCCAAACGACCCCCCCCTCGATGAGATCCAATGGCGCTCTCCTATGGCGATTCAACAAATGGGCGGCCTGCACAATAACACCATCCTCTTTTACTTCGCAGAATCGCCCTTCTTTGAGCGCACGTCGAACAACGCTGTTGTATATAATCAAGCCATGAATGTACCATCGATGTATCCAGTCATCCAGACACGCGAAGCTTTCGAGAcgcatctcaacaccatgtcGGGGCTTGAGTTCAGGGTTGTTGAAGAGCCTGCTGAAACTGGCCCTGGAGCTGGTACAGGTGTATGGGTCATTCGCAAGCAAACAAGACGAAAGTCAGCatacgacgacgacgagattACTGTTCACGCCACATACTTCGTTGTGGGGGAGAATATCTATATGGCGCCGACTCTCAGTGCCATTCTTTCAGCAAGAATT TTGACGATATCTTCGCAAGTTACCAACGCCGTGACAACTGCTGAGTCAGTCAGAAAATGGGGTCCCTCTATGGGTAACTTTTACCAGCTCCCATCAGCCAAGACATCAACAAAACCAAGGATCCAGAACTCTGCAGCGGCGACCCCAATGCCTGTATCGGATGAAGCTAGCAAAGTTCCAGCTGCCCATGCAGCAGCCGCGCagaaggatgatgagaagtCACTAGAGAGGCTTGCAGAAGAGTCTTTCATGATTCACATGAAGTACGGGGGCGAATACATTGACGAGAACCCTATCACAGGTCGCCCAGGAGAGTTCCACCTCACAACAACAGGCCGCAAACCACCACAAATCGCAAGGACGGATGGGCCCATCAGGAGTATTAATGCGCCGACTATCAATACAAAGATCGATGATAAGAAAGAGAGCAAGGAGAGTAAGGAGAGAGCACCCAAATCAGCGACTGCTCCCAAGCCTAAGCGTAAGAAGAGCAAAATGGCAAACTCTACTAGCACACCAGCTGCGTCTTGA